One segment of Vagococcus martis DNA contains the following:
- a CDS encoding Cna B-type domain-containing protein, which yields MVRQLTKQQLVATLSFVIVMVTSLVTIFLFGGREVVLAAQESESLSIKIDGKNWEKPVEVDDDKVEVTFKSTQETWVKLPYPTHLMYVSHQAKKETEYGLPFLSEKDFSIKDELTVSAKRNKTGKSDTVITSQLFESSEGDKRVIYLRLVPDKAVTLGIYRQSTKATTLSFDELMGDKHSGQLVSFKQNDQFVSKEDLVFPTEEEVKKEETSKEEASKEEASKEEASKEEASKEEASKEEASKEEASKEEASKEEASKEEASKEEASKEEASKEEASKEEASKEEAIKEEASKEEASKEEASKEEASKEEASKEEASKEEASKEEASKEEVIKEEVIKEEASKEKASINELKINSHIINYPAEQDYITATLDYFTLSLDITIPPMNSGEVLNLNLGDNGSKFDYSKSSFIIGNYKVTPGENGNFTIEAMTDTKAGNLNLNIPLRYNENISNDMEEVKLDISLLFKEQSSLVHDSVTVKKYIDIVSMKELVKKVPLGFTKDGNAAWVVYWNYNNYVLGGSSEFPFKFEETPIGNQHIIKETIAAYDVKNPILNGDRNLSHDEYNYMFSYYLQTYFKDGKVSIEKTGPNVIDGISDTSKSYYIYFETDITSFEEESVIENKVSMQASSEGTGVLKDESIASMVRPPSSSGLNKISLKVNKVWDDDNNSGNTRPNEIKVQLFANGVATGTVVELNEANLWEYTFLGLDESDKESKRINYEVREVSIPDGYESIISTNEVGDITITNKIVTGGVELIKTAPDKNKTLAGAVFKLLKQDGTLLKENLVTDDDGRLFVDNLIPGEYQLVEIKAPENYELDWTPIKFKIEKNQKEIVKLQMVNQPQTTLPFTGGNNSILIIIILSMITLVISILVFLFDGDLFQIK from the coding sequence TTGGTTAGACAGTTAACTAAACAACAGCTGGTTGCCACTCTTTCTTTTGTCATAGTGATGGTGACCAGTTTGGTGACCATCTTTTTGTTTGGGGGTAGGGAAGTTGTCTTAGCGGCTCAGGAGTCTGAGTCATTATCCATCAAAATTGATGGGAAAAATTGGGAAAAGCCTGTCGAAGTAGATGATGATAAAGTCGAAGTGACATTTAAATCGACTCAAGAGACATGGGTCAAACTACCCTATCCAACACATCTCATGTATGTCAGCCATCAGGCGAAAAAAGAGACGGAATACGGTCTGCCTTTTTTATCGGAGAAAGATTTCTCGATAAAGGATGAGTTGACAGTATCTGCCAAACGAAACAAAACAGGAAAATCAGATACTGTGATTACGAGTCAATTATTTGAATCATCAGAAGGTGACAAACGGGTGATTTATTTAAGACTTGTCCCTGATAAAGCTGTGACATTAGGAATTTATCGGCAGAGTACGAAAGCGACGACTCTTTCTTTTGACGAATTGATGGGAGATAAACACAGTGGTCAATTAGTCTCGTTTAAGCAAAATGATCAATTTGTATCAAAAGAAGACTTAGTATTTCCCACTGAAGAAGAAGTGAAGAAGGAAGAAACAAGTAAAGAAGAAGCAAGTAAAGAAGAAGCAAGTAAAGAAGAAGCAAGTAAAGAAGAAGCAAGTAAAGAAGAAGCAAGTAAAGAAGAAGCAAGTAAAGAAGAAGCAAGTAAAGAAGAAGCAAGTAAAGAAGAAGCAAGTAAAGAAGAAGCAAGTAAAGAAGAAGCAAGTAAAGAAGAAGCAAGTAAAGAAGAAGCAAGTAAAGAAGAAGCAAGTAAAGAAGAAGCAATTAAAGAAGAAGCAAGTAAAGAAGAAGCAAGTAAAGAAGAAGCAAGTAAAGAAGAAGCAAGTAAAGAAGAAGCAAGTAAAGAAGAAGCAAGTAAAGAAGAAGCAAGTAAAGAAGAAGCAAGTAAAGAAGAAGTAATTAAAGAAGAAGTAATTAAAGAAGAAGCAAGTAAAGAAAAGGCTAGTATCAATGAATTAAAAATTAATTCACATATAATAAACTATCCTGCAGAACAGGATTATATAACAGCAACATTAGATTACTTCACATTATCTTTAGATATAACGATACCCCCTATGAATTCTGGAGAGGTGTTAAATTTAAATCTAGGAGATAATGGTAGCAAATTTGATTACTCAAAGTCTTCCTTTATTATTGGGAATTATAAAGTTACTCCGGGTGAGAATGGTAATTTTACTATTGAAGCTATGACTGACACTAAAGCTGGAAATCTAAATTTAAATATACCCCTACGTTATAATGAAAATATAAGCAATGATATGGAAGAGGTTAAATTAGATATTTCATTGCTTTTTAAAGAACAATCTAGTTTGGTTCATGATTCTGTTACTGTAAAAAAATATATAGATATTGTTTCAATGAAAGAATTGGTGAAAAAAGTACCCTTAGGTTTTACAAAAGATGGCAATGCAGCGTGGGTGGTATATTGGAATTATAACAACTATGTTTTAGGCGGGAGTTCAGAATTTCCTTTTAAATTTGAGGAAACACCTATAGGAAATCAACATATTATAAAAGAGACTATTGCAGCTTACGATGTGAAAAACCCTATATTGAATGGTGATAGAAATTTATCTCATGATGAGTACAATTATATGTTTAGTTACTATTTACAAACATATTTTAAAGATGGAAAAGTAAGCATTGAAAAAACTGGGCCTAATGTGATTGATGGAATATCAGATACATCGAAGTCTTACTATATTTACTTTGAAACAGATATAACAAGCTTTGAAGAAGAAAGTGTTATTGAAAATAAAGTATCTATGCAAGCGAGTAGTGAAGGAACAGGTGTATTAAAAGATGAATCAATAGCTAGTATGGTGAGACCACCTAGTAGTAGTGGTCTAAATAAAATATCTCTAAAAGTAAACAAAGTATGGGATGACGATAACAATTCTGGAAATACGCGTCCTAATGAGATTAAAGTACAATTGTTTGCTAACGGTGTTGCAACTGGTACTGTTGTAGAACTTAATGAGGCTAATCTTTGGGAATACACTTTTTTAGGTTTAGATGAAAGTGATAAGGAATCTAAAAGAATAAATTATGAAGTAAGAGAAGTGTCTATTCCAGATGGATATGAATCGATTATAAGTACTAATGAAGTAGGAGATATCACTATCACAAATAAAATAGTTACTGGTGGAGTGGAACTAATAAAAACTGCTCCAGATAAAAATAAAACATTAGCAGGAGCAGTTTTTAAATTGTTAAAGCAGGATGGTACGTTACTTAAAGAAAATTTAGTGACAGATGATGATGGAAGGTTGTTTGTAGATAATTTAATCCCTGGTGAGTATCAGTTGGTGGAAATAAAAGCACCAGAAAATTATGAATTGGATTGGACTCCTATAAAGTTTAAAATTGAAAAAAATCAAAAAGAAATTGTGAAACTTCAAATGGTTAATCAACCACAAACCACATTACCTTTTACAGGTGGTAATAATAGTATATTAATAATTATTATTTTGTCTATGATCACTTTAGTAATCAGTATATTAGTTTTTTTATTTGATGGTGATTTATTTCAAATAAAATAA
- a CDS encoding SpaH/EbpB family LPXTG-anchored major pilin translates to MKKGIQSSIVTGLLSATLICSGMIGVMNPIVSEAAPASVVGGAVADETSPRSLSIYKYAVKDASELGNPGTGEAVDGIDKTPLEGIKFKIQRVTAKEGGKPLEDPLTVKEGTDYTIDGSFEEKTITTGADGKATQALGTGISADGIYLVTELPDDRGVKPSVAKPADPFFVYIPQTKRDDTGKLIYDVVVQPKNILETLMNPVKTVNGGSGYSIKAGQEFTWEATATVPAGLYTVASQDMKITPIYDDKGEIIPDAEKEVKKGDEIYANYFHILDNIDKNLELLDVTTQVKKTGDAEWTDLTFNTDYEVKVNNEAKPTKPITDSTADVKPVDVSLTQAGMKKAQSYDQIRVVYKTKTGVDFNGTVENAFRIKFLTPGNKPVTPGNEDKPKYYTGGFDLTKKGESATGTENLAGAEFHIADTKADAEKNIFLGLDGKRYGKKDGDTLVGGTLAEAEAAAEAAGTSLMKSTSAADGKVTFNGLKLIWFNDANGNGQQDAGEADVATSDIKKSYWVVETKAPSGYELIKAPQEIVVTLDTASKSYVDIVNKKETKLPFTGGTGTTIIVVIAIGAIASGAVMLTMDKKRKHA, encoded by the coding sequence ATGAAAAAAGGGATACAGAGTAGTATTGTGACTGGATTATTATCGGCTACATTAATTTGTTCGGGTATGATTGGTGTGATGAACCCGATTGTGTCTGAAGCAGCACCTGCATCAGTGGTTGGAGGAGCGGTCGCAGATGAAACATCCCCTCGTTCACTCTCTATTTATAAATATGCGGTGAAAGATGCCTCTGAATTAGGCAATCCAGGGACTGGGGAAGCGGTTGATGGAATTGATAAAACGCCTTTAGAAGGAATTAAGTTTAAAATCCAACGTGTTACGGCAAAAGAGGGAGGCAAACCACTAGAAGATCCTTTAACAGTAAAAGAAGGGACAGATTACACCATTGATGGTTCATTTGAGGAAAAAACCATTACCACAGGGGCTGATGGAAAAGCGACGCAAGCATTAGGAACAGGAATATCTGCCGATGGGATTTATTTAGTCACAGAGTTACCAGATGATCGAGGAGTGAAGCCATCTGTCGCAAAACCAGCCGATCCATTCTTTGTTTATATTCCACAAACTAAACGAGATGATACAGGGAAATTAATTTATGATGTGGTTGTTCAACCAAAAAATATTTTAGAAACGTTAATGAATCCTGTTAAAACAGTCAATGGCGGTTCTGGTTATTCGATTAAAGCCGGTCAAGAATTTACATGGGAAGCAACTGCGACGGTTCCAGCAGGATTATATACAGTGGCTTCACAAGATATGAAAATTACCCCGATTTATGATGATAAGGGAGAGATTATCCCTGATGCTGAAAAAGAGGTTAAAAAAGGCGATGAAATTTATGCCAATTATTTCCATATTCTAGATAACATTGATAAAAACTTAGAATTACTTGATGTGACCACACAAGTGAAGAAAACAGGTGACGCAGAATGGACTGACCTAACGTTTAATACGGATTATGAAGTAAAAGTAAACAATGAAGCGAAACCAACGAAACCCATCACAGATTCAACAGCTGACGTTAAACCAGTGGATGTGTCGTTAACTCAAGCTGGTATGAAAAAGGCTCAGTCATATGATCAAATAAGAGTCGTTTATAAAACGAAAACAGGGGTAGACTTTAACGGAACAGTAGAGAATGCGTTCCGGATTAAATTTTTAACACCGGGTAATAAACCCGTTACACCTGGAAATGAAGACAAACCAAAATATTACACTGGTGGATTTGATTTAACGAAAAAAGGAGAAAGTGCCACTGGAACAGAAAATTTAGCGGGTGCTGAATTCCACATTGCGGATACGAAAGCGGATGCCGAAAAAAATATCTTTTTAGGACTTGATGGCAAACGTTATGGTAAAAAAGACGGTGATACGCTAGTCGGCGGAACGTTAGCTGAAGCAGAAGCAGCTGCCGAAGCAGCTGGCACATCATTAATGAAGAGTACGAGTGCCGCTGATGGAAAAGTCACCTTTAACGGGTTGAAATTAATTTGGTTTAACGATGCCAACGGCAACGGCCAACAAGATGCAGGTGAAGCAGATGTTGCGACATCAGATATTAAGAAATCTTATTGGGTAGTGGAAACAAAAGCACCAAGTGGGTATGAATTAATTAAAGCACCACAAGAAATTGTGGTAACGTTAGATACAGCGAGTAAATCATACGTAGATATTGTCAATAAGAAAGAAACAAAACTACCATTTACTGGGGGAACAGGCACAACGATTATTGTGGTGATAGCGATTGGTGCGATTGCCTCAGGAGCAGTGATGTTGACGATGGATAAAAAACGTAAACACGCATAA
- a CDS encoding aminotransferase class I/II-fold pyridoxal phosphate-dependent enzyme — MEETQFNKRAINLQVPGTRKFSNQVKEYEDGVDLTLGQSGFATPEYIRESMIEAINQNKLRYTHNRGLIELREAISAYNKKRFDVTYDAETEIIVTNGGSEAIDSVLRTILEEGDEVIIPCPTYLAYEPIATLQGANTVLIDTTKTNFVLTKEVLKQAITPKTKAIIFNYPTNPTGMIPSLEQMNELVDVLKDTDIFILTDEIYSDNVYDGEFHSFMEFPEVREQLFVINGLSKSHAITGGRIGYILAPPFATEQVTKVHLYNSVCVATPSQYGAIAAFTDETGPGILAKMNEAYKERRDFTYKRLRDMGLPVELPKGAFYIFPIIAEYNKDSFEFASELLEAEHLAVVPGRTFSIYGEGHIRLSFACSMEELEEGCNRLERFLLTYNK; from the coding sequence ATGGAAGAGACACAATTTAACAAAAGAGCCATCAATCTACAAGTACCAGGAACAAGAAAATTTTCAAATCAAGTCAAAGAATATGAAGACGGGGTGGACTTAACACTTGGTCAATCTGGCTTTGCAACACCTGAGTACATTAGAGAATCTATGATTGAGGCAATCAACCAAAATAAATTGAGATACACACACAATAGAGGGTTAATCGAATTACGTGAAGCTATTTCAGCTTACAATAAAAAACGTTTCGATGTGACATATGATGCTGAGACAGAAATCATCGTGACGAACGGTGGGTCTGAAGCGATTGATAGTGTATTACGAACAATTCTTGAAGAAGGAGACGAGGTTATTATTCCTTGTCCAACTTATTTAGCGTATGAACCAATTGCGACACTTCAAGGAGCTAATACAGTCTTAATTGATACGACGAAGACCAATTTTGTCTTAACAAAAGAAGTTTTAAAACAAGCTATCACCCCAAAAACCAAAGCGATCATTTTTAATTACCCAACAAACCCAACAGGTATGATTCCATCGTTGGAACAAATGAACGAACTGGTTGATGTGTTGAAAGACACGGATATATTTATTCTGACGGATGAAATATATTCTGATAATGTTTATGATGGTGAGTTCCATTCATTTATGGAGTTTCCGGAAGTTAGAGAACAATTATTTGTCATTAATGGTTTGTCTAAATCTCACGCGATTACAGGTGGGAGAATCGGCTACATATTAGCACCACCTTTTGCAACAGAACAAGTTACAAAAGTGCATTTGTATAATTCAGTTTGTGTGGCAACTCCTTCTCAATATGGAGCAATAGCTGCTTTTACAGATGAAACAGGGCCAGGTATTTTAGCAAAAATGAATGAGGCATATAAAGAAAGACGAGATTTTACCTATAAACGTTTGAGAGACATGGGTCTACCCGTTGAATTGCCAAAAGGTGCTTTTTATATTTTCCCGATTATAGCTGAATACAACAAAGATTCATTTGAATTTGCCTCTGAACTTTTAGAAGCAGAACATTTAGCTGTAGTACCAGGAAGAACATTTTCAATTTATGGTGAAGGGCATATTCGTTTATCTTTTGCGTGTTCAATGGAAGAACTTGAAGAAGGGTGTAATCGTTTGGAACGATTTTTATTAACGTATAACAAATAA
- the lysA gene encoding diaminopimelate decarboxylase, with the protein MTLDYINGELTLHGHKLTDIAQEYGTPLFVYDEEMIRNQCRRFHQALKSSGLTYTISYASKAFSAIQLFNLMAEENMGLDVVSEGELYTALQSSVSPDTIHFHGNNKTNREIRYAIESGVEYFVIDSLSEIERLNELTTKKVKALLRINPGVEAHTHEFIQTGQEDSKFGLSIQKGLALDGVRKIEQAENIEFMGVHFHIGSQIFESTGTVATIKQVINWLSDNQIQAQVLNIGGGFSIKYTDDDVSYPIEEGIKTITDTLKTACQEASYPLPAISLEPGRSIVGEAGMTLYEVGTVKDIPETNYYVSIDGGMSDHIRTALYGATYDLLLVDREEEHDKLMTIAGKLCESGDIIRRDIKLPSSIHRGDLLVVLSTGAYHYSMSSNYNQMLKPAVVFVTPEKVRLVVRRQTLEHLTAQDVR; encoded by the coding sequence ATGACACTAGATTATATAAATGGTGAATTAACTTTACATGGTCATAAATTAACAGATATTGCACAAGAGTATGGTACACCTCTTTTTGTTTATGACGAAGAGATGATTCGTAATCAGTGCCGAAGATTTCATCAAGCTTTAAAGTCTTCAGGGCTAACGTATACCATTTCCTATGCATCAAAAGCTTTTTCAGCTATTCAATTATTTAATTTAATGGCAGAAGAGAACATGGGACTTGATGTGGTGAGTGAGGGAGAGTTATACACGGCTTTGCAATCAAGTGTGTCACCAGACACGATTCATTTTCATGGAAATAATAAAACCAATCGAGAAATTCGTTACGCAATCGAGTCGGGAGTCGAGTATTTTGTGATAGATAGTTTATCAGAAATTGAGCGATTAAACGAGTTGACAACAAAAAAAGTCAAAGCATTACTTAGAATCAACCCAGGTGTTGAAGCACATACACATGAGTTTATCCAAACAGGTCAAGAAGACAGTAAATTTGGTTTAAGTATTCAAAAAGGGCTGGCTCTTGACGGTGTCAGAAAAATTGAACAAGCTGAAAATATAGAGTTTATGGGAGTTCATTTTCATATTGGTTCTCAGATTTTTGAGTCTACTGGGACAGTCGCAACTATTAAACAAGTCATCAATTGGTTGTCAGATAATCAGATTCAAGCTCAAGTATTAAATATTGGTGGAGGATTTAGCATCAAGTATACGGATGATGATGTGAGTTATCCGATTGAAGAAGGAATTAAAACCATTACAGATACATTGAAAACAGCATGTCAAGAAGCAAGTTACCCACTTCCTGCCATTTCATTAGAGCCAGGGCGTTCGATTGTTGGAGAAGCAGGTATGACACTATACGAAGTAGGAACGGTTAAAGATATTCCTGAAACAAATTATTATGTATCAATTGATGGGGGAATGAGTGATCATATCAGAACGGCGCTTTATGGAGCTACGTATGATTTATTATTAGTAGATCGAGAAGAAGAACACGATAAATTAATGACAATTGCCGGTAAACTTTGCGAATCAGGTGATATTATTAGACGAGATATAAAATTACCGTCAAGTATACACCGTGGAGACTTACTTGTGGTATTATCAACAGGTGCCTATCATTACAGTATGAGTTCGAATTATAATCAAATGTTAAAACCTGCTGTAGTCTTTGTCACGCCAGAAAAAGTTCGTTTAGTGGTGAGACGTCAGACACTAGAACACCTTACAGCACAAGATGTAAGGTAA
- the alr gene encoding alanine racemase, which translates to MTAIWTVNTSIFKENIKQVGGNSPVMAVVKNNAYNFGLDFAIKTFVESGVETFSTTSLREAIKIRQLAPEVVIFLMNPSVEFDTLKEWDIQMTLPSLSFYHQYKNELSGIKVHLEYENLLHRSGFKTFDEMKQVIKENSYLPKEKQLDITGIWTHFGYADEFDVSEYEIEKEAWLTGLNDILKQYDFQFIHAQNSASFMRDELFENHTHARLGIVLYGCRPYSSLPEDFVKQSLTLSANVIQCRELKQGESIGYSFSYTADKDMTIAVVDIGYGDGLLRTRSKHDCIINGTHYQIKALMMSHLLVEVDKTVKPQDTVVLYSQDMRVDEYTFKGVGANSEQLSALNHCTLERKIIE; encoded by the coding sequence ATGACAGCAATTTGGACGGTAAATACATCAATTTTTAAAGAAAATATCAAACAAGTCGGCGGAAATTCACCAGTGATGGCTGTTGTAAAAAATAATGCGTATAATTTTGGACTAGACTTTGCGATTAAAACGTTTGTGGAGTCTGGAGTAGAGACGTTTAGCACGACATCTTTACGAGAAGCCATTAAAATTAGACAATTAGCACCGGAAGTAGTGATTTTTTTAATGAATCCCTCTGTTGAATTTGACACGTTAAAAGAGTGGGACATTCAGATGACATTACCGTCTTTATCTTTTTATCATCAATATAAGAATGAGTTATCTGGGATTAAAGTTCATCTAGAATATGAAAACCTACTTCATCGTTCAGGGTTTAAAACATTTGATGAGATGAAACAGGTGATAAAAGAAAATAGTTACTTACCTAAAGAAAAACAACTAGATATTACCGGTATTTGGACGCATTTTGGCTACGCTGATGAATTTGATGTGAGTGAATATGAGATAGAAAAAGAAGCGTGGTTAACAGGATTAAACGATATATTAAAACAATATGATTTTCAATTTATTCATGCACAAAATAGTGCGAGTTTCATGCGGGATGAGTTATTTGAAAACCACACTCACGCAAGATTAGGCATCGTGTTGTATGGGTGTCGGCCGTATTCAAGTTTACCTGAAGACTTCGTGAAACAGTCACTAACATTAAGTGCTAATGTGATTCAATGTCGTGAGTTAAAACAAGGTGAATCAATTGGTTATAGTTTTTCTTATACTGCTGATAAAGATATGACGATAGCAGTTGTTGATATTGGATATGGCGACGGATTATTACGCACGCGTAGTAAACATGACTGTATTATTAATGGTACACATTACCAAATAAAAGCGCTCATGATGAGTCACTTATTGGTTGAAGTGGATAAAACGGTGAAACCACAAGATACCGTTGTGTTATATAGTCAAGACATGCGAGTTGATGAATACACGTTTAAAGGGGTAGGAGCTAACTCAGAACAGCTCAGTGCACTAAATCATTGTACGTTAGAAAGGAAGATTATTGAATGA
- a CDS encoding M20 metallopeptidase family protein — translation MTEEYLIQTRRWLHQHPELSLQEFETTAFIKKELDKMVVAYDTPLETGVVAYIKGSGDKSIAFRADIDALPIHEENDVDYRSQVDNVMHACGHDGHITMLLAFVKQVKQLSEVSPLKSTVYFIFQPAEETYGGANILLNQYQFDMTPSFVFGLHMMPDEKEGVIVSKPGPITASATEYRFFVKGLSAHVANKEQGHSAGEALLTILNQLSQLQQYHLAGLHQNIVHIGSFKSGEAINTVPSNAYLEGTIRTYSQEDLDIVKEQMTKIKQASELLTNCSVELVFAEGYPSTINDVTAYDLMKDASEDTSLTWVEKDEPYLFGEDFSFYQQLAPSSFAFLGCRNEDKGYVTGLHTSTLNFDERVLAKGVELYTSLLKRFEETV, via the coding sequence GTGACAGAAGAGTATTTAATACAGACACGTCGTTGGTTGCACCAACACCCTGAATTAAGTTTGCAGGAATTTGAAACAACTGCTTTTATTAAAAAAGAGTTGGATAAAATGGTTGTAGCATATGACACGCCACTTGAAACAGGCGTTGTAGCTTATATCAAAGGAAGCGGAGATAAAAGTATTGCGTTTCGAGCAGATATAGACGCGTTACCTATTCATGAAGAAAATGATGTGGATTACCGCTCACAAGTAGATAATGTCATGCATGCGTGTGGTCACGACGGTCATATCACCATGTTATTAGCGTTTGTTAAACAGGTAAAACAATTATCTGAAGTTTCTCCACTTAAATCAACGGTTTATTTTATTTTTCAACCGGCAGAAGAAACTTATGGTGGTGCAAATATCTTACTAAACCAGTATCAGTTTGATATGACACCATCGTTTGTTTTTGGGTTACATATGATGCCAGATGAAAAAGAAGGAGTCATTGTATCTAAGCCAGGACCTATTACAGCTAGTGCAACAGAGTATCGTTTTTTTGTTAAAGGACTATCAGCTCATGTTGCTAATAAAGAGCAAGGCCATTCAGCTGGAGAGGCATTATTAACTATTTTAAATCAGTTATCTCAACTGCAACAGTATCATCTCGCTGGGTTACACCAAAATATTGTGCATATTGGCTCATTTAAATCTGGAGAAGCGATTAATACTGTCCCATCAAATGCGTATCTAGAAGGGACGATAAGAACTTATAGCCAAGAGGATTTAGACATTGTAAAAGAACAAATGACAAAAATTAAACAAGCAAGTGAGCTGTTGACAAATTGCTCGGTTGAGCTAGTGTTTGCTGAAGGGTATCCTTCAACGATTAATGATGTGACAGCTTATGACTTGATGAAAGACGCGAGTGAGGACACAAGTTTAACGTGGGTTGAAAAAGATGAACCTTATCTATTTGGAGAAGATTTTTCATTTTATCAACAACTAGCCCCATCATCATTTGCTTTTTTAGGTTGTCGTAATGAAGACAAAGGTTATGTCACCGGGTTACATACATCGACGCTTAATTTTGATGAGCGAGTACTAGCAAAAGGTGTCGAATTATATACATCATTATTAAAACGATTCGAGGAAACAGTATGA
- the dapD gene encoding 2,3,4,5-tetrahydropyridine-2,6-dicarboxylate N-acetyltransferase, producing the protein MELQSAQEIIRYISESKKQTPVKVYANGEFKGVEFPESFKVFGCKCSKTIFADYSEWEDFYEANQSLFKEVEIEYDRRNSAIPLIDQTKLNARIEPGSFIREHAVIKDGAVVMMGATINIGAVVGEGTMIDMNATLGGRATTGKNVHVGAGAVLAGVIEPPSAQPVVVEDDVLIGANAVILEGVRVGKGAVVAAGSIVTEDVPAGSVVAGIPAKVIKQVSDVNESKIEIVQALRKLNED; encoded by the coding sequence TTGGAATTACAATCAGCACAAGAAATTATTCGATATATTAGTGAGAGTAAAAAACAAACACCAGTAAAAGTTTACGCGAATGGAGAATTTAAAGGAGTCGAATTTCCTGAAAGTTTTAAAGTATTTGGCTGCAAATGCTCGAAAACAATTTTTGCAGATTATAGTGAGTGGGAAGATTTTTATGAAGCGAATCAATCACTTTTTAAAGAGGTAGAGATTGAGTATGACAGACGTAATTCAGCTATTCCTCTGATTGACCAAACAAAATTAAATGCTCGTATTGAACCAGGTTCATTTATCCGCGAGCATGCAGTGATTAAAGATGGTGCAGTTGTCATGATGGGAGCGACTATTAACATTGGGGCGGTCGTCGGCGAAGGAACGATGATTGATATGAATGCCACACTTGGTGGGAGAGCAACAACAGGAAAAAATGTTCACGTTGGTGCAGGAGCGGTGTTAGCAGGTGTTATCGAACCACCTAGTGCTCAACCAGTTGTGGTAGAAGATGATGTGTTAATCGGGGCGAACGCCGTTATCTTAGAAGGTGTTCGAGTTGGTAAAGGAGCGGTTGTGGCTGCAGGTTCAATCGTGACAGAAGACGTTCCAGCTGGCAGTGTTGTAGCAGGAATCCCAGCAAAAGTGATTAAACAAGTGAGCGACGTAAATGAATCAAAAATTGAAATCGTTCAAGCATTAAGAAAGCTAAATGAAGATTAA
- the dapB gene encoding 4-hydroxy-tetrahydrodipicolinate reductase: protein MDIILVGYGAMNQRVAHLASERGHRVVGIVTPVEGEYPYPVFQVTDELPKADVMIDFSHPNLSLPMIKKNVGIPLVVATTGQKEDIIASLEAVSNTTPVFFSANMSYGVHVLTEIIKYSVPLLENFDIELTEKHHRKKVDAPSGTLVKLYDAIKEIKQDSYPVYDRHERHTPRDADEIGISVIRGGSIVGEHEVLFAGEEETIQIIHRAQSKDIFANGSLDVAEKLVHKQPGFYTFDNL from the coding sequence ATGGATATTATATTAGTTGGCTATGGTGCAATGAATCAACGAGTAGCTCACTTAGCTAGTGAACGAGGACATCGTGTAGTGGGGATTGTGACGCCTGTTGAAGGAGAGTATCCTTATCCAGTGTTTCAAGTTACAGATGAGTTACCTAAAGCAGATGTCATGATTGATTTTTCCCATCCAAACTTAAGTTTACCGATGATTAAAAAAAATGTTGGAATCCCGTTAGTTGTGGCAACAACTGGACAAAAAGAAGACATCATTGCGTCATTAGAAGCTGTATCAAACACAACACCAGTTTTCTTTAGTGCCAATATGAGTTACGGAGTCCATGTCTTGACGGAAATTATAAAATACAGTGTACCGCTACTTGAAAATTTTGATATCGAATTAACAGAAAAGCATCACCGTAAAAAAGTCGATGCACCAAGTGGCACTCTCGTTAAATTATATGATGCCATAAAAGAAATCAAACAAGATTCTTATCCTGTTTATGATAGACATGAACGCCATACACCAAGAGATGCTGATGAAATTGGCATTAGTGTGATTCGTGGTGGCTCGATTGTTGGAGAACATGAAGTGCTATTTGCCGGTGAAGAGGAAACGATTCAAATTATTCACCGAGCACAGAGTAAAGATATTTTTGCCAATGGTAGTTTAGATGTGGCTGAAAAATTAGTCCACAAACAACCAGGATTTTATACATTTGATAACTTATAG